In Nematostella vectensis chromosome 3, jaNemVect1.1, whole genome shotgun sequence, the genomic window TGCCGTGAGACTTTCTGCGATGTGTGTCGGTAGAGAGCGCATGCTCGCCTCTGACTGCACCTTGGTGTCTAAGTCCACTTCAACCTGGGGTACAGCGAAGATAAGTGGATGAATACAGCGAAGATAAGCCGATGAGTACAGCGAAGATAAGCCGATGAATACAGCGAAGATAAGCCGATGAGTACAGCGAAAATAAGTCGATGAGTACAGAGAAGATAAGATACAGCGAAGATAAGTAGATGAGTACAGCGAATATAGGTTGAAGGCAATGCGTGGAAACCAGCGAACATAAGTTAAAGGCAATGTGTGGAAAACAGCAAGGATATATGAGCGCTATGGTGAAATAAAGCAAAGATTCATAAAGGCAATTCTTAAAATAAAGCAGACATGTGAAGGTCATATTTGGAAACCCAGTGCATGGAATGCTTCGGACTTGAGATGTCTAATTTTGTAATAATTCAATTTGCCGCAATCTTTGCCCTCTTCATTTACTACTGGATGCTAAAGAAAATTTTCTCATACTCGGCTAGCCGTCCTTCTGTATTGGCCATTCGTTGTTCAAGATCTTTATTCGGgttcaggattcctgtggcgacAAATTGCCACAGGAAGCCTGAAATCAGGGAAATCCTCACAATAGAGCCGGCTGCAAGAAGGCTAAGCCACTAACCTGCGCTAACTTGAGAGCCTCCAGTACTCTTGGATCCCGCTCAGCGGAGTGATGCTTCATCAAGGAGTTCCAGGCCACAGAGCGAAGGCCATCTTTAACgctgttgccatggcaatGACGACATACTCGTACCAGTCCGTGAACGGCCGCGAATCTCACGCGCCAGCTCCAGTCCCTCACAGGTTCCCCTGCTGAAAGACCAGGCCTGGTTACTTTAAAGATATCCCGCGTGACCATCAAAATTTGACTGACAACTAAAACATGGcattaaaaaaaggtaaaagaaCCTCTAGGTATAATTCCGGAAGTTCTTTTCTGAAGGGATGAACTCGTAAAAACTATTGTAGCAAAGATTATATCAAAAGCCAATCTTTCACGGTAGATCTTTAAAGATTACGTACCAGAATCGAGTAAATAATAATGCTATAGTGACGTAATGAAATATATGCGAATGAAATGTACATTAAAAATGGTTTCATTGTATTGGAAGAGCATAAAATAATACATCACAACGAAATGTTTATCAAAAAGATATtccaatattcaaaataaaaccaaGACAATATTGTCAAGCAAAGGCCCTGAGTACGTTAGTCGTTAATCAAATGATATCCCAAGCTGTTAGCCTTATGGGCGTGGTTCCCCTTGTGGGCGTGGTGGGTGTGTATCTACACCTACACGCATCGCGAGGAAACTCAAACTTCAACAAGTCAATCAACCCCATGCCGCTTCTGACCCCACCATCTGACTTCCGGAACACCTCTGGCTTCCGGTAAGCCTCGCTTCCAAGGAGAGCGACTTTCTGGATGTGCGAGGAGCAGCCGTTGAGTGCTACTGACGTCATAGTCTCAACATAGAGGTACGCTAGTTCCCAGGGCCAGCCAAGTAGGCCCGTGTAGTCCGGGAGTAgagttgttgctgttttttgggttgtggttACGTCAGATTCAGCAACTTCCTCAGCTGTGAAATAAGAGTAGAAGTAGCACTTTTCAGTATgccagaaaaaaacataaacatcGATAGGTCTACGGAGAAATATCAGACCTCGGTCCTCTCTGTAACCGTACCATTAGTCAAAAAGTAACCGAACCGCAAATCTTTCGTAGCCACAAATGAGCTGTAAACATCGCTTTCGGATAGCCAGGATTTAGATTTGCCGACAAAACAAGTGTGGGTCTGGTACTGTCACGCACTCACTTCGTTCTGGTACTGTCACGCACTCATCTCGGTCTGAGTCTGGTACtgtcacacacacacaccttgGTCCGAGTCTTAGTACTGTCACGCACTCAACTTGGTCTGGTTCTAGTACTGTCACGCACTCACCTTGATCACCTTGGTCTGGTACTGTCACGCACTCACCTTGATCACCTTGGTCTGGTACTGTCACGCACTCACCTTGGTCTGGTTCTGGTACTGTCACGCACTCACCTTGATCATCTTGGTCTGGTACAGTCACGCACTCACCTTGATCACCTTGGTCTGGTACTGTCACGCACTCACCTTGATCACCTTGGTCTGGTACTGTCACGCACTTACCTTGATCACCTTGGTCTGGTACTGTCACGCACTCACCTTGATCACCTTGGTCTGGTACTGTCACGCACTCACCTCGTTCTGGTACTGTCACGCACTCATCTCGGTCTGAGTCTGATTCtgtcacacacacacaccttgGTCCGAGTCTTAGTACTGTCACGCACTCACCTTGGTCTGGTTCTGGTACTGTCACGCACTCACCTTGATCACCTTGGTCTGGTACTGTCACGGAGCTTCCACGGGtctgcgcactgtacagacttcctTTAGTCGTCTCTCGCTCCAGTCCCTCGGGAAATGAAGAGCCTGAGCTAGTGCCAGGCGCCGTGTTGACCTGCTCAGCGGTCTGGAACCGAACGCTGCCTGAATGCTTTCCGGACCTTGGCTTAACGGTGCGTTCCTTCTCGTCATCATCCGAGGAACTCTCGTCGCCTAGAGTGTGTGATCCCTGTGGTGCGTTCTTGGAGAGGTTACTTTGCGTACGCCGTTCCTTGCGTAGCCTTTCACTGCTCTTCTTCCTTGTTCCAGTCCTCACGCTCTCCACACTACTGACGTCAGCAAGGCTTGCGTCAGATGAGGCATTGCTTTTCTGATCATTGGACCTGTAGGATATAGGAAGATGCCTtcagaaatacaaaaaaggaATGGTAGTGGGTGATAGCAGATGCTGGAAAAGCACGGATGGTATGCTAGCGTGCCGGCCTCTCCCCTCAGTGACCCAGGCCCGAATCCTGGCTCtgcggatttttttttccttgattcgaatttgtgtaaCAATTAGTTGAAGTTATTTATACTGTGTTTTTAGTCTTTTCGGATATGGAGGGATAAGCCAGAGGTCCCTTCTCTTCAAGCTGCGCAACGCTAACCTGAATCAAAGGGACGAAAAAGAACCACTGACGCAATAAACCTCTGACAATGACCACCCCCAGCGACTTGCTAACCAATACACACACGGGGGCCCTTGATTCGGAGCCTAGGTGAGTTGAGCCTTCTCCAGGAGAACTGATGCAAggtcagggccgtagcaggggttgggcactgggggcacgtcctcccccctcaatattttgaaaaaatataagaacaaGGCCAATAGAGACGTGGCTGtgcctcccccaatattttcttaatgggAAATAGATGGGAAATACAGGATGACACGAGCCTTTTACGCCGCAGAAAAGCTATTTTGGACCTCTCAGTAGCAGCAGGTGTGTTTTTAGCGCAAAAATTAGTGCATGTCAACACAATTAACACTGCATAAAAACGTAAGAGCATTAGGGGAAGAAGTCAATAACTAAGTCTTTGTTACCTCAGGCTATCGGTGTCGTCGGTGTCCGCCCGAGAATGGCGCCCCTCTTTGTCCAAAAAGCTCAGACTGGCAAAATCTCGTAGACCTCTGACGATACTTGGTGTCTGACCTACTGAGAAGAACTCATCCAATTCCCCGCCCTCGCCTCCAACCTCGTGAGAAGCCTGGTGACCAGTGAACGACGATAGACAATTCTCACACATGTGATGAATATGCAACGCATGCACTTCAGAGATTTCCGCTGGTCTAGCAAGCACGCCCGAGGCTAATGCCTGGAATGTCTGTAAGATTGTAAGGTCGTTAGAAGACGCATGGGCAAGAATGAGAAACGCGCATGACACATCAAGCCACGACTCATTGGCCAGGCCTGTAGCGCAGATTGAAAGTCCTCGGATAGCTTGATTGAGCCCAGTGCCTCTGTGAGTTAAACTACGCCACACGTCCAACACGTGCCAAAGGGTGACCGACATCTCCCGAGGACATTCCAGAACGGAGGAGCCTCGCTGTTGACTTGGCGGATTGCTGTATTCGTTGAATTCCTGAAAAACAACCACACGCTCAGTTTCCATTTAGCGTCAGTTTGGTCCAGTTTCTAATGTCAAATGGCGATGCATTACTTCTCTGTCACCTCTCcagcattaggcgggagtctcaagattttcgaccccttctcccgctctcccgcgttgagcaccaaatctttcggtttttagcgatttttatcgcttccgaaaaattattttatagaaaatcaTCATTTTGTCTATtctctattaaaatatttgaaacaaaaattcccttgcgtagcgcaatttatctaacagctttgtgagatctataagtggatttgtttgcAAGTttaacccacccctcccccaaaaatgaatataccccacccctcaccccaaaaaattctcaagccttagGTTTTtcagaggttgacaggtatgtcaCCGCTCCACCACGCCTGCTGACTTTTTGCCAGGCTATTCCACAAACCAGACACTCTTAGGTAATGTTGGTGACCTATAACAAGGTTATCTTTCAAGTTCAGCCCTCTACATCAAAACTCCTGATGAAGAAAACTAAACTCAGCTCTAGGGCTGAGCTCGATCTCTTTGAATTTCCCAAACCACTGGAGGTGGACACTGGGCAGAGTAACTgcattgtttatcaaatattcTGTTATAAGAAATTGGTGTGTTTAAGAAAGTACATATTTTCAGTTCTTTACCTCTTCTAATATCTTTTCCATGTGAAGTGAGTGAGGATTGGTTTTAGCACCAAGAGACTGGGCAGGCGAGGCTGCTCCTGTGCTAGTCCCCCCCTGATTTTTCTCTTGTCTAGTTGGATAGTCAGGGGGGAGCTTTACTCCCTTGCAGATAAGGTATCCCTGTGGGAAATAATCACTAAGCTAAATTCATACCATAACATGATTTTGTTTTGTGCTTTAAAATTATCCTCATATTGTAGATAAGTGCTTAGATGAACAAAGCCTCAGGAAAAAATAGAGTCAAAGTTACAGACATTAGCTCATACATTTACATAATGTAAACAATATTCACAAAATCGAGGAGCATGTGTCCGGCACAAGTAGCGCCTGTTACCCATTTTGTTCTTCTATATTTATATCTTAAAGAGTAAGCGCAATTTGGTTCTTTGCTTATGAGTGTCACCAGTTTATTGTATGTATTCATATATTGTAACAGTTGATCTTCATTCAGCCTGATGAAATATAGGTGCTTAAAAAACCTGGTTGCCTCTTTATTGAGTTTATATACCGTGGACGTTTTGTTAGATATAGATTTTGCATGGATAGATATTCCAAGAAAAtcatattttattcatttcaTCTCATTTAATTTGTGTATTCACTGACAACAAAAAGAGTGAGTCTAACACTCAGCACCCCTCCTAACCTGTGTATCTCCTCTAGCTCTCTGGAGAGCCATCTTTGTATGGTCCCTACTTACCACTTCAGTTATGAAACGAAGAGCAAGTAAGGCTCCTGGGAATGACTTGTAAATGTACTGCTGCTCAGATACCCCTGTAGGTAGCAAgcaaatggaataaaatgatATCAAGTGTAAATGGGAATAGGGGAGAAAAGATAGGAGATACTTCTGCAGGTAGCAagcaaatgaaataaaatgatatCAAATGTGAACGGGAATGAGATAGGAGAAAGGGTAAAGAAGATGCAGAAGCAAATGGGATGAAATGATATCAAGTGTAAATGGGAATAGGGGAGAAAAGATAGGAGATACTTCTGCAGGTAGCAagcaaatgaaataaaatgatatCAAGTGTAAATGGGAATGAGGGAGAAAAAGATAGGAGAAAGGCTATAAAAGATGTAGAAGCAAATGGAATGAAATGATATCAAGCGTAAATGGGAATGAGGGAGAAAAAGATAGGAGAAAGGGTATAGAAGATGCAGAAGCAAATGGGATGAAATGATATCAAGTGTAAATGGGAATGAGGGAGAAAAAGATAGAAGAAAGGGTATAGAAGATGTAGAAGCAAATGGAATGAAATGATATCAAGTGTAAATGGGAATGAGGGAGAAAAAGATAGGAGAAAGGGTATAGAAGATGCAGAAGCAAATGGGATGAAATGATATCAAGTGTAAATGGGAATGAGGGAGAAAAAGATAGGAGAAAGGGTATAGAAGATGCAGAAGCAAATGGGATGAAATGATATCAAGTGTAAATGGGAATGAGGGAGAAAAAGATAGAAGAAAGGGTATAGAAGATGTAGAAGCAAATGGAATGAAATGATATCAAGTGTAAATGGGAATGAGGGAGAAAAAGATAGGAGAAAGGGTATAGAAGATGTAGAAGCAAATGGAATTAAATTATATCAAGCGTAAATGGGAATGAGGGAGAAAAAGATAGAAGAAAGGGTATAGAAGATGCAGATGACATAGAAGTTGGCAAGCAAAGAAAAGGGAGGGAGTTAGAGTTGATAATATTTATATTACCTTCAAGGTACTG contains:
- the LOC5513846 gene encoding transmembrane protein 232 isoform X3; translation: MPIDKVPVVHKFGIISHSQRVSLEQRLEQKATVGNVPNTYARTKLLSEVSDDFVAKFNDSNYDDQQTLLPTASKMLMRAKRRVGLSGRGEGNHVNIPKAWAELTLLAQINNRGIQEESLEVLIASVTQAPLSTSHIPSLFYLAKSVLHWLRKSGLNQPFLRTGELKLLKMGHLVFIRLYHAHQTNNLQGHEEDRVSLKQYLEGVSEQQYIYKSFPGALLALRFITEVGYLICKGVKLPPDYPTRQEKNQGGTSTGAASPAQSLGAKTNPHSLHMEKILEEEFNEYSNPPSQQRGSSVLECPREMSVTLWHVLDVWRSLTHRGTGLNQAIRGLSICATGLANESWLDVSCAFLILAHASSNDLTILQTFQALASGVLARPAEISEVHALHIHHMCENCLSSFTGHQASHEVGGEGGELDEFFSVGQTPSIVRGLRDFASLSFLDKEGRHSRADTDDTDSLRSNDQKSNASSDASLADVSSVESVRTGTRKKSSERLRKERRTQSNLSKNAPQGSHTLGDESSSDDDEKERTVKPRSGKHSGSVRFQTAEQVNTAPGTSSGSSFPEGLERETTKGSLYSAQTRGSSVTVPDQGDQAEEVAESDVTTTQKTATTLLPDYTGLLGWPWELAYLYVETMTSVALNGCSSHIQKVALLGSEAYRKPEVFRKSDGGVRSGMGLIDLLKFEFPRDASGEPVRDWSWRVRFAAVHGLVRVCRHCHGNSVKDGLRSVAWNSLMKHHSAERDPRVLEALKLAQVEVDLDTKVQSEASMRSLPTHIAESLTALMLPPLPPVVPEPEVTTRSRSRANRVAKPQVVSKGQTRPSLRQEILLATAAAEPPVDYSTRLNTDLMSVIHKQWRKQLHEEEQEAEADRRRQEGRRVLATQGSGTATPLRSTATPPAYEGSGASLKIHSLVSSPATPITDVGIDWAGSRVCGTPGGEGSQACDSTSSRTGSSDNKEEPKIEMNTRTQARYVKFAEPPDTA
- the LOC5513846 gene encoding transmembrane protein 232 isoform X1: MPIDKVPVVHKFGIISHSQRVSLEQRLEQKATVGNVPNTYARTKRLLSEVSDDFVAKFNDSNYDDQQTLLPTASKMLMRAKRRVGLSGRGEGNHVNIPKAWAELTLLAQINNRGIQEESLEVLIASVTQAPLSTSHIPSLFYLAKSVLHWLRKSGLNQPFLRTGELKLLKMGHLVFIRLYHAHQTNNLQGHEEDRVSLKQYLEGVSEQQYIYKSFPGALLALRFITEVGYLICKGVKLPPDYPTRQEKNQGGTSTGAASPAQSLGAKTNPHSLHMEKILEEEFNEYSNPPSQQRGSSVLECPREMSVTLWHVLDVWRSLTHRGTGLNQAIRGLSICATGLANESWLDVSCAFLILAHASSNDLTILQTFQALASGVLARPAEISEVHALHIHHMCENCLSSFTGHQASHEVGGEGGELDEFFSVGQTPSIVRGLRDFASLSFLDKEGRHSRADTDDTDSLRSNDQKSNASSDASLADVSSVESVRTGTRKKSSERLRKERRTQSNLSKNAPQGSHTLGDESSSDDDEKERTVKPRSGKHSGSVRFQTAEQVNTAPGTSSGSSFPEGLERETTKGSLYSAQTRGSSVTVPDQGDQAEEVAESDVTTTQKTATTLLPDYTGLLGWPWELAYLYVETMTSVALNGCSSHIQKVALLGSEAYRKPEVFRKSDGGVRSGMGLIDLLKFEFPRDASGEPVRDWSWRVRFAAVHGLVRVCRHCHGNSVKDGLRSVAWNSLMKHHSAERDPRVLEALKLAQVEVDLDTKVQSEASMRSLPTHIAESLTALMLPPLPPVVPEPEVTTRSRSRANRVAKPQVVSKGQTRPSLRQEILLATAAAEPPVDYSTRLNTDLMSVIHKQWRKQLHEEEQEAEADRRRQEGRRVLATQGSGTATPLRSTATPPAYEGSGASLKIHSLVSSPATPITDVGIDWAGSRVCGTPGGEGSQACDSTSSRTGSSDNKEEPKIEMNTRTQARYVKFAEPPDTA
- the LOC5513846 gene encoding transmembrane protein 232 isoform X2 → MPIDKVPVVHKFGIISHSQRVSLEQRLEQKATVGNVPNTYARTKRLLSEVSDDFVAKFNDSNYDDQQTLLPTASKMLMRAKRRVGLSGRGEGNHVNIPKAWAELTLLAQINNRGIQEESLEVLIASVTQAPLSTSHIPSLFYLAKSVLHWLRKSGLNQPFLRTGELKLLKMGHLVFIRLYHAHQTNNLQGHEEDRVSLKQYLEGVSEQQYIYKSFPGALLALRFITEVGYLICKGVKLPPDYPTRQEKNQGGTSTGAASPAQSLGAKTNPHSLHMEKILEEEFNEYSNPPSQQRGSSVLECPREMSVTLWHVLDVWRSLTHRGTGLNQAIRGLSICATGLANESWLDVSCAFLILAHASSNDLTILQTFQALASGVLARPAEISEVHALHIHHMCENCLSSFTGHQASHEVGGEGGELDEFFSVGQTPSIVRGLRDFASLSFLDKEGRHSRADTDDTDSLRSNDQKSNASSDASLADVSSVESVRTGTRKKSSERLRKERRTQSNLSKNAPQGSHTLGDESSSDDDEKERTVKPRSGKHSGSVRFQTAEQVNTAPGTSSGSSFPEGLERETTKGSLYSAQTRGSSVTVPDQGDQAEEVAESDVTTTQKTATTLLPDYTGLLGWPWELAYLYVETMTSVALNGCSSHIQKVALLGSEAYRKPEVFRKSDGGVRSGMGLIDLLKFEFPRDAWEPVRDWSWRVRFAAVHGLVRVCRHCHGNSVKDGLRSVAWNSLMKHHSAERDPRVLEALKLAQVEVDLDTKVQSEASMRSLPTHIAESLTALMLPPLPPVVPEPEVTTRSRSRANRVAKPQVVSKGQTRPSLRQEILLATAAAEPPVDYSTRLNTDLMSVIHKQWRKQLHEEEQEAEADRRRQEGRRVLATQGSGTATPLRSTATPPAYEGSGASLKIHSLVSSPATPITDVGIDWAGSRVCGTPGGEGSQACDSTSSRTGSSDNKEEPKIEMNTRTQARYVKFAEPPDTA